The following nucleotide sequence is from Trifolium pratense cultivar HEN17-A07 linkage group LG2, ARS_RC_1.1, whole genome shotgun sequence.
atttcaataggTTTCCATAATCTAACTGAGGAAAAGatgattaatataaaatttgattcaAACTCAACTCTAAATAAAGTTTTCCTATTTGTAGTGAAATTAGGCACgtgaataaatgaaaaaaagacCTTGAAACAGGAGTGAAGAACCTCAAGGCAGAGATGGTGACTGGTGCAATGGAGGTAAGCGGCATTGGCGATGGTTGGCTGGGGCACATCGAAATTTACCGCACTCTTTCCAATTTCACACACAAACTTCTTCACTAATCAAATCATGATACTACTTCTGCTACATTGCTATTCTGCAtgttttcttgttctttttttttcttcatcttttgtaTTTAAAACTAAAGAGTTAAAGAAATTTCAAGTTTTCttacaaaagaaacaaaaacagaatAAAGTTTACAAGcaaatccaataaaaaactTACAGAAGAAACTAGatttagaagaaaataaaaacactaCAAAATGTAGGGGATATATGCCTTAATAACAATATAGGAAAAACAATctttgaatatatatttatgcACATTATCATATATACAGTGTAATTGATTTCATGTGAGATGCACACTCTCATAGCCACCAAATTTAGTGGGAACTATAATGTGCATCACACAATTTGATAGTATACCCCTCAATAGTGGAGCAAATGAATTACCATAAGCAATGGAATAATCCCAACATGAAAAACCATGCTTCAGTGTGAGATTTCATAGACGAATCTACGAAATGAGCAATGCCCGCCACCAAGAGCTACCTGCAGACAGTTTTCTGACGGCTTCGTTAggatttaaacattaaattataaTCTCCCTCCTGCCTAATGATTGGAGTTATTggcttataattaaattaaactgaTATCATCAAAAGGTAAAAAGTAGGAGCAGCATTAGAGTTTGATCTTACTTCTACTATGAGCACGGGCATGGAATTCAAAATAGGACCGCGTCCAATCTAGAACTGCACGAATAGGTCTAAACAAAGCAAGTTGGCTCCAGATCCATTTAATGCTGCTTGTAAATTCCTCAAACCCAATGAACCCATGTTGCTCATTCTCATTATGGGAAAAGTAGTAACTAGCATTACTATTATCAATCCCTTGTATCTCATGGCGGCATACGGGGCAAGTGTTGTGCATGCGAAGCCAAGGTAGAATGCAGTCAGAATGGTAGAAATGTTTGCATGGTAACTCTCTCACTTCCACATCAACCTCAAACTCATCTTTGCATATTGGACAATTCGGGTCACTTGTCAAATGGGATTCTGTCACTTTCACCATTGGCAAGGCTTCAATGGCGGAAGGTGATGCGGGAGGTGGCCCTGGTCTGCTGTTGTTGTGAATCATCCCATCAAAGAACTCGTCTAACGAAGGAGCGTCATTGTCATTGGGTTGGGGTGCCAAGTTTTGTGGTTGTGGCGGTGGTGCAATAGGCCTTGGTGGACGAGTTGGTCTTACAAATCGGAGTGTAATCCATGCTTGTggattttgattttggttttgatCATCTTCATGTTCTGTTTCCCATTGTGGTGTTATGTTGTTTTGATCTTGTCTCCTGAGAGATGGATCAAGAATGAAAGCTAAGTTACCCATTAATTGATTAGTAGAAGGAGGAGACTCCATGTTATTGTTAGTCACATTCATGAGAAGCCTTGGCCGTGAGATATCAAGTTCATAACGCAATTGATGGAAGCAATATGGGCAAAAAGAGCCATGTGTTATAGTATTTGTTGAGGGTATTCTGACAGTACGTTGGCAATTGAGACACCAGAAATAATGGAAGGTTCTCATTCTTCGAACACCATTGACTACAACACGAGGCCGGCCTGTGAGAGACATATTATGGATGAAATGAAATGGTGATATACAAGGTGGAGTGTGTTGTTGAGGAAGAAGGAAGAAAAAAGTTGGAGAAAGGATTTTATATGTGGGTTTTGAGGAAGGAGAAAAAGGGTGAAAGGGATGGCTTTGGTTTGAAGCCACAATAAGAAAGGGATTCCTTTTCATTTGTGTGTTACTATTGGTGATCTCTGCTTTGGTTTATGTCATCATGTTTTGCTTTCTTCACATAATGAGTCTCTTCTTTATAAGGCAAACAAAAGATGCTTGAATGATGATGACAAGTTACACAAACAGTGCtttaattttggtttccttGAGGAAGTTGTATGGGTAATAATACCCAGCTTTTCTTAGTGATGTATTAACCGTGAATGAGAAGTTTCTTCCTAATATCCGATTCCAACAATCAAAACACACGCCCCAACATATCAAACGTGTCTATAGTTTTTTACCATTTGAGTTGTACTTACGGGACAAAACCAATTCAACTTTTTAACATTGTGATTCACAAGGACATATGacacttttttatgtttttaaataagaatagttagcttgtgtcaaaaaaaaaaaaaaaaagaatagttAGGATTCATGACTTGATAGTTACTAATTCTATCTGGTAATTGTAATTAaattaatcatatatttatGGTCTAGTGCCTCTTGTGTCCCCTAAATAATCAATAACATGATATCCTCCTCTccttaaaaaaatgacaagaaACTGAAATCTATCCAACTCAATACGATTTCGTGTAATATGACAAATCCAAAGAGTTAGTTAAAGGCTAGTACAAGAgcttcctatttttatttacataaaaattaaaactaaattcACATCTTTACATTTTTTGTAATAAGCAACACTAAAAAATATGGTATCACTGCCTATTTGGACTTACCACTGCTCTGGTTTCCTTGTGACTTTGATTTGTTCTCAATTTTCTTTAAGGAAACTTCTGGTCTAGATTCTTCATTTTCAAATGGTAAAACTGTTACTGGTGCAGCAGGAACTGCATGCCACCGATCTCTTAACATTTTCATGAATTTCTTAACCATTTCTCTCCGAAACTCAAGCTCCCGTGTAAACATATCAAAGAGAAGAAAGGAAAGAATGTACTTGAATGGAACAGTGAAGAGAATGGCTGACCAAGTTAACATCAGCACAGCAACCTCAGTTGTTATCTGACAAAGGATTAGATCAAATAAAAATCCACTTAAGAACATAATAATATGAAGATGTTTAAATGAATGTTATATAACTAAGTCTCTCATTAACCATGTGTGATATTATAATACCTGTGGATTGCCAGAAAGTAAAATTGAACGTATTTTGAGTAGCGAGACATTCACTTTCTGTGTCATATTCTCAACGTCACGCATGGCATCTTTTACAGCAATGATCTTTTGTATAGTATTTGATGGTGGCTGATCACGTATTGTGACTCCACCAAAAAATCGTCCAAGGCGGCCTTGCTCCTTAAGACCCCTTATTGTCAGCATTCCAACAGCCGTGATCATCAGCATTACTGGAAACGTATATGACAGCAAGTTTCTGGAAAGGCAAATATACATCACCTCAAAAATCAATTAACAAGGTGCTCAGAAACAACTGGGTCCGGCATCAATTActtgaaaatcaaaattttaaatatgttCTATGAGAAATTTTGAGAAGAAAATAAACCTTGAAAATGAGAAAACTAATTACCAAAATGaattaagaaataattaaaaaacaaccTTAGAAAAAAGTAATGTTATTTTTCAAAGGCAATCAGAGAAAAATGAGGTGTGGATTTACCTAAAAATCATTGTATAGGCAAGTCCAAGAAACCCAATAGTCAGGTGTGGCTCCTCCCAGTGCCTTAGCTTTTCAAAGTTTTTGACAGTTAAGGTGATAGGAAATATTAGCTCCTGCACAGAAACAGTATTACTGTTTAAGACCGTATGACTGGGAcccaaacaaatgaaaaaaatcagaTTAGAAATAGAATTGATCAAGGTTTTCTCATGATTTACTACCATAGCTAGCATGACCAAATGTAAATTTTCATAACTGATTTTTCACCGACTAGTTTTCCGTTATTGCGTCACAAGTTAAAACTATTATTTAGTGGAAAAGAGAATAGGAAGTCCAAATCACCAGAAAATGAGCAATATAACAAATGCATGCTTACATTACTCGTTTAGATAGTACGTTAAATGGTTCCATAATTAATCATAGTCTAACTAACAGTTACTCAAAATCATTAAAGGAACACAAAATCAAGGAAAAATCCCAACCTTGAATAGATCAATGTTGCTGGGTATGCCTTTCAGTGTTGCAGCATCAATGGTGGCTTGAGTCTTCTCCACAACCTGGGTCTTTTGTTTGCTTGTTTTGGCTGCTCTTTCAGTGAGTGATAGGTCAGCCACAACATGATTCTTACCTAATACTAAACCTTTTGTTGAAGTGTTCTTCCAAAAACTAGTAGAAGTGCTAGACCCCCAAGATGGAGATTTCATCCACTTCTGCAAGTAGACACTTCCATCGATGTCAAAAACATGGTTATAGCTGTCATCTATTTCATTAGAAGATCGATTTTCTGGCTTATTGCGCGTGTTCATAAATCCTGTAACTAGTTGACTTCCCCAATAATTAACAGCTAAAGTTTGGAGGACAATATCACCGTTTGGTGCATTCTGTAAATATGAGAACTGAACGAGCTTGGTAGGATCGTCAAGCAACTTCCGCAAATGTTGAAGGGCCTGGAGTCTAGCTATACCATTAATGGCACTGGCTGTTGCTCTTTGCTTTCCTTTACGAGCCCAGTAAACATTAGGTCCATACTCTTCAGCTCCATACTCATGCATGAACTTGTGTAAAGCAATGACTTCGCTGATCAATGCATGCCAAACATCCCTCCTCATCTCACCTCCCAAGTCGATGAATTCCAGCACCCACCAATTCGACCTAAGTTTGAATGcaagtaaaaatagaaaaacagaT
It contains:
- the LOC123910440 gene encoding uncharacterized protein LOC123910440 isoform X2, translated to MSGLTGKKMKNIFETLVPETVYSDARNLVEYCCFRFLSRDDSDIHPSLQDPAFQRLIFITMLAWENPYTNFISSNAEKASLQSKLVTEDAFVRIAPAVSGVVDRPTVHNLFKALAGDQKGISMGTWLAYIHEFVKVRREHRSYQIPEFPQIDAEKILCIGSNNKQPVLKWENNMAWPGKLTLTDKAIYFEAAGLLGNKRAMRLDLTYDGLQVEKAKVGPLGSSLFDSAVSISSGSESNWWVLEFIDLGGEMRRDVWHALISEVIALHKFMHEYGAEEYGPNVYWARKGKQRATASAINGIARLQALQHLRKLLDDPTKLVQFSYLQNAPNGDIVLQTLAVNYWGSQLVTGFMNTRNKPENRSSNEIDDSYNHVFDIDGSVYLQKWMKSPSWGSSTSTSFWKNTSTKGLVLGKNHVVADLSLTERAAKTSKQKTQVVEKTQATIDAATLKGIPSNIDLFKELIFPITLTVKNFEKLRHWEEPHLTIGFLGLAYTMIFRNLLSYTFPVMLMITAVGMLTIRGLKEQGRLGRFFGGVTIRDQPPSNTIQKIIAVKDAMRDVENMTQKVNVSLLKIRSILLSGNPQITTEVAVLMLTWSAILFTVPFKYILSFLLFDMFTRELEFRREMVKKFMKMLRDRWHAVPAAPVTVLPFENEESRPEVSLKKIENKSKSQGNQSSGKSK
- the LOC123910438 gene encoding E3 ubiquitin-protein ligase RZF1-like; translated protein: MKRNPFLIVASNQSHPFHPFSPSSKPTYKILSPTFFFLLPQQHTPPCISPFHFIHNMSLTGRPRVVVNGVRRMRTFHYFWCLNCQRTVRIPSTNTITHGSFCPYCFHQLRYELDISRPRLLMNVTNNNMESPPSTNQLMGNLAFILDPSLRRQDQNNITPQWETEHEDDQNQNQNPQAWITLRFVRPTRPPRPIAPPPQPQNLAPQPNDNDAPSLDEFFDGMIHNNSRPGPPPASPSAIEALPMVKVTESHLTSDPNCPICKDEFEVDVEVRELPCKHFYHSDCILPWLRMHNTCPVCRHEIQGIDNSNASYYFSHNENEQHGFIGFEEFTSSIKWIWSQLALFRPIRAVLDWTRSYFEFHARAHSRSSSWWRALLIS
- the LOC123910440 gene encoding uncharacterized protein LOC123910440 isoform X1, encoding MGPKFPMTQLKTPSYHVIFCYRKHSRRILSQQKFPFKSLGDKWKLNDLSASSIQERLNVLMSRTQNFLNEVTSPLPKPGQIKKTDPGKDPGFQVMEDIFMVEQTVNRRTPYGTLSLAAVICIEQFSRMSGLTGKKMKNIFETLVPETVYSDARNLVEYCCFRFLSRDDSDIHPSLQDPAFQRLIFITMLAWENPYTNFISSNAEKASLQSKLVTEDAFVRIAPAVSGVVDRPTVHNLFKALAGDQKGISMGTWLAYIHEFVKVRREHRSYQIPEFPQIDAEKILCIGSNNKQPVLKWENNMAWPGKLTLTDKAIYFEAAGLLGNKRAMRLDLTYDGLQVEKAKVGPLGSSLFDSAVSISSGSESNWWVLEFIDLGGEMRRDVWHALISEVIALHKFMHEYGAEEYGPNVYWARKGKQRATASAINGIARLQALQHLRKLLDDPTKLVQFSYLQNAPNGDIVLQTLAVNYWGSQLVTGFMNTRNKPENRSSNEIDDSYNHVFDIDGSVYLQKWMKSPSWGSSTSTSFWKNTSTKGLVLGKNHVVADLSLTERAAKTSKQKTQVVEKTQATIDAATLKGIPSNIDLFKELIFPITLTVKNFEKLRHWEEPHLTIGFLGLAYTMIFRNLLSYTFPVMLMITAVGMLTIRGLKEQGRLGRFFGGVTIRDQPPSNTIQKIIAVKDAMRDVENMTQKVNVSLLKIRSILLSGNPQITTEVAVLMLTWSAILFTVPFKYILSFLLFDMFTRELEFRREMVKKFMKMLRDRWHAVPAAPVTVLPFENEESRPEVSLKKIENKSKSQGNQSSGKSK